The proteins below are encoded in one region of Drosophila santomea strain STO CAGO 1482 chromosome 2R, Prin_Dsan_1.1, whole genome shotgun sequence:
- the LOC120444611 gene encoding guanylate kinase-associated protein mars, whose translation MQRHKALYKEQSLVLSPRNHCQENRDRLQAARAKKRDDCFYQNRIISVSPTPVKVKPLVAGPAVLPQENVAPKLEIQEQLQLDKKHAEQPQESKPKASRQKLYLQRYMEWKTAKSKEHEQHDQTRRGAAINAPTVHQSKVLPKSQTFRAPENLVSAKQKEAAPVFHSSKRCSLYVIANPTGKGKSNEPQRPSIPKPSSVAKVAAAPSKPVAAAAAFARQKSAASATKIVPPSRQTNNPVALARQKAVARPLPSTTTSSLRPRQPVIEAKRITTIPRPTPATVNKAKAASVRQQHPVVSTKPRLPAPAAPRTARLSNVPSHPFEKPLANMAPVARRANVVKPQPIRGGGGAAAKFKDTAGATSKAASHSMLMKAIKPKSQYTRLQENVRKLPQLKAELLQAATLDIPPVTPLEEIHNPFIDQATSTQCKSNNSSVHLVKTFGDSISLSPVAPVRADRENSAKRQLLPADKNEASVPVAKKKFDFTRYSVANSPAEDSLILDPQQTTIKEASGDSTLVPEEAKTPPRRESNGMPNYLSPFVSVSRGKVNSRCEKEKRNSFYLPNEESPLEVRRAVESVLYFRLQLENEVTRLQGLCAEWEAYSRENEARLQETGGIDMINVTIGQTRLLTTKKMMQFSSLIDRCEAGATGKNRQPNDGSEDSKPVQAEDLEGWWDMLRLQSENVDKRFDNLKRWKANDWLDPDAVAEEPKQAKPKPKISCNMKIKAKAKPSSNLKQFLRKAHANMKKTKVEEPALEDAKPSTSSRHSSPRVIVVRNRRSFSPARTVLRMSSGEGRQSIAPNALLKSAILAAAEQNAAKTPPPKPRASILKTPGTTKRQNRGVLFSAKKSVRRFQFTYEEGNISNDETVGADKLEDCEEDMSLEASTERRSLEQNPGTGQENGGTPRTYTLRNRRVNLRPSSEFM comes from the exons ATGCAGCGCCACAAGGCACTGTACAAGGAACAATCGCTGGTGCTAAGTCCGCGCAATCACTGCCAGGAGAACAGAGATCGGTTGCAAGCCGCGCGCGCCAAGAAACGGGACGATTGTTTTTACCAAAACCGCATCATCAGTGTGAGTCCCACGCCTGTCAAAGTGAAGCCATTGGTGGCTGGCCCAGCGGTTCTGCCCCAGGAGAATGTGGCCCCCAAACTGGAAAttcaggagcagctgcagctggacaAGAAGCATGCCGAACAGCCGCAGGAATCCAAGCCCAAGGCCTCCCGCCAGAAACTCTATTTACAACGCTACATGGAGTGGAAGACAGCCAAGAGCAAAGAGCATGAGCAGCACGACCAGACGCGTCGAGGGGCAGCCATCAATGCCCCGACCGTACATCAATCAAAGGTCTTACCTAAATCTCAAACATTTCGGGCTCCCGAAAACCTGGTTTCTGCAAAACAGAAGGAGGCTGCTCCCGTGTTTCATTCATCCAAGAGGTGTTCTCTCTACGTGATTGCCAATCCCACTGGCAagggaaaatcaaatgaacCGCAGAGGCCTTCAATACCCAAGCCATCGTCTGTCGCCAAAGTGGCAGCAGCTCCATCAAAACccgtggctgctgctgccgcgtTCGCCAGGCAAAAATCAGCTGCTTCGGCAACAAAAATAGTGCCTCCAAGCCGTCAGACCAACAATCCAGTGGCTTTGGCCAGGCAAAAAGCAGTTGCGCGGCCCCTTCCCAGCACAACGACGTCTAGCTTAAGGCCTAGGCAGCCTGTGATTGAAGCGAAGAGGATTACTACCATACCCAGACCCACCCCAGCGACAGTCAACAAAGCGAAAGCGGCCAGCGTACGGCAACAGCACCCAGTGGTCAGCACAAAGCCCAGATTACCTGCGCCGGCGGCACCACGGACAGCAAGACTGTCCAATGTGCCGTCCCATCCCTTCGAGAAACCTTTGGCAAACATGGCACCAGTGGCACGTCGTGCGAATGTAGTAAAACCGCAGCCTATTCGCGGCGGAGGTGGTGCCGCGGCCAAATTTAAGGACACGGCTGGAGCTACCAGCAAGGCGGCAAGCCACTCCATGCTGATGAAGGCCATCAAGCCAAAGAGCCAGTACACGAGGCTTCAGGAAAACGTACGAAAGCTTCCTCAGCTCAAAGCCGAGTTACTGCAGGCAGCCACACTAGATATACCGCCTGTCACGCCGCTGGAGGAGATCCATAATCCTTTTATAGACCAGGCCACATCAACGCAGTGCAAATCCAACAATAGCAGCGTTCATCTTGTGAAGACTTTTGGCGACAGCATCTCTCTGAGCCCGGTGGCACCGGTCAGAGCTGATAGAGAAAATTCGGCCAAAAGGCAGTTGCTGCCGGCGGATAAGAACGAGGCGTCAGTTCCGGTGGCAAAGAAAAAGTTCGACTTTACGCGTTACTCTGTGGCTAATTCGCCGGCGGAGGACTCGCTCATCTTGGATCCTCAGCAGACGACAA TAAAAGAAGCCAGCGGAGACTCCACTTTGGTGCCAGAGGAGGCAAAGACACCGCCACGTCGCGAATCCAATGGAATGCCCAATTATCTCAGTCCATTTGTAAGTGTCTCGCGGGGTAAGGTGAACTCGCGCTGTGAGAAGGAGAAACGGAATAGCTTCTACCTGCCCAATGAGGAATCGCCCTTGGAAGTTCGCCGTGCCGTCGAATCTGTTCTGTATTTCCGACTGCAGCTGGAAAACGAGGTCACGCGCCTCCAAGGCCTTTGCGCTGAATGGGAGGCGTACAGCAGGGAAAATGAGGCACGGTTGCAGGAAACGGGCGGCATTGACATGATCAACGTGACCATTGGCCAGACACGTCTGTTAACCACTAAAAAGATGATGCAGTTCAGCAGCCTGATCGATCGTTGCGAAGCTGGCGCGACCGGGAAGAATCGCCAGCCAAACGATGGCAGTGAGGACTCGAAACCGGTGCAGGCTGAGGATCTTGAGGGCTGGTGGGACATGTTGCGGCTGCAGAGCGAAAATGTGGACAAGCGTTTCGATAACCTAAAGCGTTGGAAGGCCAACGACTGGCTGGATCCGGATGCAGTGGCCGAGGAACCCAAGCAGGCGAAGCCAAAGCCCAAGATAAGTTGCAACATGAAGATCAAAGCGAAGGCCAAGCCCAGCAGCAATTTGAAGCAGTTCCTCCGCAAAGCCCATGCCAACATGAAGAAGACCAAGGTGGAAGAGCCAGCGTTGGAGGATGCCAAGCCCTCCACGTCCTCGCGACACAGTTCGCCTCGTGTAATCGTAGTTCGCAATCGCAGATCCTTTTCGCCTGCCCGCACAGTGCTCCGCATGTCCTCCGGCGAGGGTCGTCAGTCGATTGCGCCAAATGCGCTCCTCAAATCAGCGATTCTCGCGGCCGCAGAGCAAAACGCTGCCAAGACACCGCCTCCCAAGCCGCGAGCCTCCATCCTTAAGACGCCCGGGACCACAAAACGCCAGAACCGTGGGGTGCTCTTCAGCGCCAAGAAGAGCGTACGGCGATTCCAGTTCACCTACGAAGAGGGCAACATTAGCAACGACGAGACGGTGGGTGCCGACAAACTGGAGGACTGCGAGGAGGACATGTCGCTGGAGGCATCCACGGAACGCAGATCCCTGGAGCAGAATCCCGGAACGGGTCAGGAGAATGGGGGAACTCCTCGCACGTACACGCTGCGCAACCGGCGGGTGAATCTGCGTCCCTCCTCCGAGTTTATGTAG
- the LOC120444612 gene encoding growth factor receptor-bound protein 2 gives MEAIAKHDFSATADDELSFRKTQILKILNMEDDSNWYRAELDGKEGLIPSNYIEMKNHDWYYGRITRADAEKLLSNKHEGAFLIRISESSPGDFSLSVKCPDGVQHFKVLRDAQSKFFLWVVKFNSLNELVEYHRTASVSRSQDVKLRDMIPEEMLVQALYDFVPQESGELDFRRGDVITVTDRSDENWWNGEIGNRKGIFPATYVTPYHS, from the exons ATGGAAGCGATTGCCAAACACGATTTCTCGGCGACGGCCGACGACGAGCTGAGTTTTCGCAAAACTCAGATCCTGAAG ATATTAAATATGGAAGACGATTCAAATTGGTATCGTGCGGAGCTGGATGGAAAGGAAGGCCTCATACCCAGTAATTACATAGAAATGAAGAATCACGA CTGGTACTACGGACGCATCACACGCGCTGATGCCGAGAAGCTGCTGTCAAATAAGCACGAAGGCGCCTTCTTGATACGCATCAGCGAATCCAGTCCCGGCGATTTCTCCCTATCAGTCAA ATGCCCCGATGGCGTTCAGCATTTCAAGGTTCTGCGCGATGCCCAAAGCAAATTCTTCCTGTGGGTGGTCAAGTTCAACTCCCTCAACGAACTGGTCGAATATCATCGGACGGCGAGCGTTTCCCGGTCGCAGGATGTCAAATTGCGTGATATGATACCTGAAGAG ATGCTCGTGCAGGCGCTGTACGATTTTGTGCCACAGGAATCCGGGGAATTGGACTTCAGACGCGGCGATGTCATCACCGTCACAGATCGCTCCGATGAGAACTGGTGGAACGGCGAGATCGGCAATAGGAAAGGAATCTTCCCAGCAACTTATGTGACGCCATATCATTCATAA